One stretch of Candidatus Methylomirabilota bacterium DNA includes these proteins:
- the rimI gene encoding ribosomal protein S18-alanine N-acetyltransferase: MGPEDLDEVLAIERASFSMPWSRGAFLYEMQQNRVARCWVMREDGRVIGYLCLWEIADELHITNIAVHPTRRRQGVGRVLLQGVLEDARERRLRLVVLEVRPSNTEARTLYEGFGFRVIGRRRGYYYDTGEDALVMEADLQTSQPGTRT, translated from the coding sequence ATGGGCCCCGAGGACCTCGACGAGGTCCTCGCCATCGAGCGCGCGTCGTTCTCCATGCCCTGGTCGCGCGGCGCGTTCCTCTACGAGATGCAGCAGAACCGCGTCGCCCGCTGCTGGGTCATGCGGGAGGACGGCCGCGTGATCGGCTACCTCTGTCTCTGGGAGATCGCCGACGAGCTCCACATCACCAACATCGCGGTCCACCCGACGCGGCGCCGCCAGGGGGTCGGGCGGGTGCTGCTCCAGGGCGTCCTCGAGGACGCGCGCGAGCGGCGGCTCCGGCTCGTCGTGCTCGAAGTGCGGCCGAGCAACACGGAGGCCCGCACCCTCTACGAGGGCTTCGGCTTCCGGGTGATCGGCCGCCGGCGCGGCTACTACTACGACACCGGCGAGGACGCCCTCGTCATGGAGGCCGACCTCCAGACCTCGCAGCCGGGAACCCGGACGTAG
- the tsaB gene encoding tRNA (adenosine(37)-N6)-threonylcarbamoyltransferase complex dimerization subunit type 1 TsaB, protein MRVLAVETSTLAGGAALLDGDRVVGQYLLDVGATHSERLMVAVDRLLGDAGWTPARLEGLAVAVGPGSFTGLRLGISTVKGLALALGIPIAAVPTLDAMAASLPFAALPVCPVLDARKHEVYASRYRWDGRAMRREWEYLALAPAELARRLDEPTVLLGDAARAIVSPHARPAPPTHQAPSPACVGFLGAARLRAGETVAPADLVPIYLRPSEAELKRRAAAVR, encoded by the coding sequence ATGCGCGTCCTCGCCGTGGAAACCTCGACGCTCGCCGGCGGCGCCGCGCTCCTCGACGGCGACCGCGTCGTCGGGCAGTACCTGCTCGACGTCGGCGCCACGCACTCCGAGCGCCTCATGGTCGCGGTGGACCGTCTCCTCGGCGACGCGGGCTGGACGCCGGCGCGCCTCGAGGGGCTCGCCGTCGCGGTCGGCCCGGGGTCGTTCACCGGCCTCCGGCTCGGGATCAGCACCGTGAAGGGGCTCGCGCTCGCCCTCGGGATCCCGATCGCCGCGGTGCCCACGCTCGACGCGATGGCCGCGTCGCTCCCGTTCGCGGCCCTGCCGGTCTGCCCCGTGCTCGACGCACGCAAGCACGAGGTCTACGCCTCGCGCTACCGCTGGGACGGGCGCGCCATGCGGCGCGAGTGGGAGTACCTCGCCCTGGCGCCCGCGGAGCTCGCGCGGCGGCTCGACGAGCCGACGGTGCTCCTCGGCGACGCGGCCCGCGCCATCGTCTCGCCCCACGCGCGCCCGGCGCCGCCCACCCATCAGGCGCCGTCGCCCGCCTGCGTCGGGTTCCTGGGCGCGGCCCGCCTCCGGGCCGGTGAGACCGTGGCGCCCGCCGACCTCGTCCCGATCTACCTCCGGCCCTCCGAGGCGGAGCTGAAGCGCCGTGCCGCCGCGGTCCGTTGA
- a CDS encoding phosphoribosyltransferase family protein — protein MSAAPRKDPVAVEVEVREKIHLEILKRTGAYHANDHVLLPSGQHTMEYIEKTLVTTEPSFTEGLGAVIAKHFAPWPIDVVLSTGPGALILSHCVARAHPSRPIVIYGTKGLSGGKRRVSLPVEFQRLVRRGSKVLLVEDLVSTGSTLGLLVDLVEQLGAQVIGIGCLWRRTSVEVGDRPVFSLVSRDFPTYEPEDCPLCKKGVPLNEEFVRRRHARKPSSVQEPKAP, from the coding sequence ATGAGCGCCGCGCCCAGGAAGGACCCGGTCGCCGTCGAGGTCGAGGTCCGCGAGAAGATCCACCTCGAGATCCTGAAACGCACGGGCGCGTACCACGCCAACGACCACGTGCTGCTGCCGTCGGGCCAGCACACGATGGAGTACATCGAAAAGACGCTCGTGACGACCGAGCCCTCGTTCACGGAGGGCCTCGGCGCGGTCATCGCCAAGCACTTCGCCCCGTGGCCGATCGACGTCGTCCTCTCCACGGGCCCCGGCGCGCTCATCCTCTCGCACTGCGTGGCCCGCGCGCACCCGTCGCGGCCGATCGTGATCTACGGCACCAAGGGGCTCTCGGGGGGCAAGCGGCGGGTCTCGCTGCCGGTGGAGTTCCAGCGCCTCGTGCGGCGAGGCTCGAAGGTCCTGCTCGTGGAGGACCTCGTCAGCACCGGCTCGACGCTCGGTCTCCTCGTCGACCTCGTCGAGCAGCTCGGGGCGCAGGTGATCGGGATCGGCTGCCTCTGGCGCCGCACCTCGGTCGAGGTCGGCGACCGCCCGGTGTTCAGCCTGGTGAGCCGCGACTTCCCGACCTACGAGCCGGAGGACTGCCCGCTCTGCAAGAAGGGCGTGCCGCTCAACGAGGAGTTCGTGCGGCGGCGCCACGCGCGTAAGCCGTCCTCCGTCCAGGAGCCGAAGGCGCCCTAA